The DNA region CTGCACCTGCGCTACCAGCTCTCCGAGGCCCCCGCCCTGGCTGCAGGTGAATTGGATCTGGATGAGGAGGCGCGCCGTACCCTACCTCACGCAGGTCTCCCGCGCCTGATCCAGGGCCTGCCTCACAACCACGTGAACAGCAGCAGCCCTGACTGGGTGCTAACCGGACAATGACTCCCGCAGCACCCGCACATGGTAGGCACAGAATCCCAGGTCCTGCAGGGTGGGGATTGCCAAGGGTGGGCTCCCCAGGGAGGGGCCAAGAGGGAGCTCCAGCCTGGAGGAGAAGGCCCACAGAAGGTCACAGTTCTAGGCCAGGCCGACCCCAGGCCCATGGAGTCTCCCAGCCAGAGCCTCAGAATCATAACCCTAGCTAGGGAGCCCTGAATCTAGCACCTTCCTTACTGATCACAACCCCAGAGACAAGAGGTTGCAGGGTCCAGGTTCCCCCCCAGCAGGGGCATCCTCTGACCAGCTAGTCTAGCCCCACGCCTCCCCCCTTCCTCCCCCCCTCCCTCCACCTCTCCTGCCACACACATACCTGCCTGGCAAGCAGCTCATTTCCATGTGGGAAGCCACCCCTCAGAGCTTCTGCTCCTCAGCCAGGAGGACAATCCTTACCCCCCTCAGCAAAGACCCTGCTCAGTCAGGGGAGGCTCAGTGCTGCAGACCAAAGCATGGCGCCCACCAGCCTCCTCACCTGTGCTGTTGTGGGGGGAGCCCCGGGAGAGGCCATCACCCATCTGCACCTGGACACAGCTGCCCAGAGGCGGGCCCAGCGGCGGGGGCAATGGTTCCTGGGGGCCCGGCTGCTTCAGAAGTTCTGTCAGCGTTCTGTGGGAAAAAACTGGTGAGGAGTGGCCTTCCTagcctcctgccccaccccctcccgcCCCCAACCTAGCAAAGGCCAGCCCCAGCCACCACTGTCTCACCATGTGACCCTGGGCGGTTCTGCCAGCCTTTGGAGCCTTCATCCGCTCCTGTGGTTGACCTCACACTTCTCAGTTTCCCTGACCAGGTATGGCCATCGCCTCACCTGTGGCCCCAACATGGTGTCTCCCCAGAGCAGGTCAGGGAGCACTAATGCACTCTCCagttctccccttccctcccagctGAGTCTCCTCTCCCAACACAAGCTTGCTGAACAGGACTCTTGGACTCTGCTTGTGCCCGCTTCCTCTGCCTACAATTTCCTTTCCTCCAAATCCTCCTGTAAAACTGCTACACATCCCTCAAATCCCCACAAGAGTTCCTCCTGCCCCACGAAGGCTTCTTAATCTAATTCCCTCCTGCAGGAGGAGCTGCCACTGGTACTGGGTAGGGCCTTTGCACCTAGGGCACTGGACAGGGTGGGGTCAGGCTGCAGGAGACTGGGCTTTCAACTGCACGAGGTCTCAGACTGAGAGGTTGGGGGATCAGCAGAGATGTAGGAGCTGCCAGCACAAGCCTGCAGGAGCCAACAGATGAGAACAGGGAGATGGGACCAGGAGATCCTCCTGTGGCTGCCCAGCATCCAAaggttgtgtgaccttgagcagccACCTCCTTGGTGCCTAAGTTACCCAGCCCCAACCCAGCTGTGACAGCCTCCGATTGAGTCTTTCGTGCAGACAGCCAGACCCAGCCCTCAGCCCAGCTGCCTCCTGCCCCCAGAACCCATGATTTTCTCCTAGCTCAGTATGGCCCTCCTTCAGGGGCCTGCACCTCAAATGGCTGGTCCCAAAAGAGGCTCCCTGGGGGTGGGACCCCTGGAGGGAGCATGGTTTGGTCTGCACCTCGGCAGGATCTGCAAGCTGCCTTCTCTGCTCACTTCTCCGCCGTCCCTCACCCGCTGCAGTCTCATCTCTGACAAAACCACCACCCTGTCCAGCCCTCCCAAACACCTAAGTGATTTCCCTGCCTCGGGGGCTTCACACAAACTCGTTCCAGGGACAGACTCCAGTTCCCTTGCAAGCCCACTAAGAACCTTCCCTGACCATCATCACTTCCCAACACAGTAGTTACAGCTGACACCTGGGAGCAGGAAGCAGGGCTCAGAATACACCCACACATGAGTCCAGATCCCGCTCCAAGTCTCCCAGAGGCGGACTGAGAGAGCACAGGATAGCATGAaacccagagaggggaagggactgGCCCAGGCTACACAGCACTTCAGGGTTGAGGGGGCTCCATACCCAGACTACTTCCCCagcccctggggggggggggggcagggagaggcagGTTCGAGAGAAACAAGTCAGCCAGGCTGCCCCAGCCACCACCTCAACACCGTCATGGCCCTTAGCCACACTGCCCACCCCAGGTCCTTCCCTGTGCCCTCACCCAGCAGGAGGGACCCTACGCTCTGGAGGCCTAGCCCCTGCCCCCCTGCAGCATCAAGGACCCAGGCTGAGAAGCCACTGCCTCCAAGGCCACACAGTGGCTGAGGGCAGAGGCCCAGGGGGCACAAGGAGCACTGGCTTGCCCAGGAAgccctcctgccctgcccctgagGCCCAAGGGGGCAAAGCACCACCccaggccctgggcttttctctcttGTCACTTCAAGGTACCAGCTTGTCACGTGCAGTACCAACAGCCATCAGCAGAGCAGCCTACACACCCAAGGGGGCTGGGATCTGGGTGGGTGAGGAGGGCGTACGAGTGCGTGCAAATGTGGGGTTCGTGTGAGTATTTGGGGGGTGAAGGGGGATTCCAGGGTCAGGACAGAATCCCAGCGACCCATCCCTTACCCCAGCTTTCTCCTGTGAAGGAGAACCGGCAGACCCCACTTGGCATCAAGCTCAGAACTCAGCACCTGTGCGGCCTGGGGGATGCAGGAGTCTGCAGAGAAGCCTCATCCCCCTTTCCTGGTAGTTGGCCGGGGGAGGACTTCTGAGACCCCAGGGAAGAAAGGTCAGGCCTGAGTCACAACTGGGGAGTCACGACTGGGGTACAGAGGGAGGGAAAGATGGGGGGAGCAGGAGgggagaaagccaagagaagcgGACCCCCCCTTCTTGAGTTACCCACCACCACATGGCTCCCCGGGAACCCAACTCCCTACCGGCCTGGCTAGCAGTGCTCTGACCCCCGTCCAGGGCGACCAGCCCTCCCCACCCACTCCGGAAGAGGCTAGAGCCTCCGGGGACAGTTGCCCAGCGCCCAGCCCCGGCAGGAAGGTCAAGGGGAGACAGGGCGGTATCAGCTGTCTCCCTCCACGAAGTGACAGGGGCATCATAAACAAGGAGGCAAGTggagacacacacagagagatagaaacaaaaccagaaagaggggCCGCGGAGAGGACCGGGAAGGAGGTGCCGGCCGGGCACGGGGGACCGTCGGGGCGAgcgggcaggggcgggggggTTGTCCCAGCGCCCACCTGGTCACGGTGCGTCGCGCGCGCGGGCTGTGCGCCCTCTCGAGGCCCAGGCGCGCCCCGATGCCGGCCAGCACGAGCAGCGCGGCCACGCCACACACCGCGTAGACGGCCGTGTGGCTGCGCTCCCGGCCCGGGTCCCGGGGTGCGGCAGTGTCGCGAGCGCGCGCAGGTGGCCGGCCTGTCTGCACCCAGGCCGGCGTGTCGTAGTTGGAGCAGCGGCTCTGGTCCAGGCGCCGCGGGCCGTCGTGGCAGCAGAAGCGGTAGCCGCACGTGCCGCAGCAGAAACTGTAGGCGCCCGAGCTGCAGTTGAAGGGCGGGTCCCACTGGCCCATCACGTCGTAGTAGCCGCGGCAGCGGTCGCCTCCCGCCGGGGCCGTCGTGCCGGGCGCCGCGGGCTCCTGCGCCTCCGGGGCCCCAGCGTGGCCCGACGGCGGCCGCGCCAGCAGCAGCGCCAGCCCGAGCGCGAGCCGCAGCTCCATGGGCCCCCACCGCCGCCTACTGCGCCCCCCGCATGGCCCCGCGCCGCGACTCCCTCAGGCGGGGCCTCGGGGCTGTTCCTTGGCGTCCTCCAGAGTCGCAGGGCACCGCGCAGGGACCCGGTGGCGCCTCTTGCCCGGCCGCGCCCGCCCCAGGCCGGGTCGCTGGACGCGGAGCTCGCGGGGCCGCACTCGGGTGGGCGCGTCCTTCTCCCGGCTCAGCTCGGACCCCGGAGGTCGGTCCTGCGCGCGGCGGGGTTGTGCCCTCGGGCCCGGCCGCAGGTCCTCGCCCGCGCGGCCTCTCCCCGGTCCGCCGGGAGTGCGGGTCCCGGGCCGCCCGACCCCGCTGCCTGCCGgcgcccgccgcccgccgcccgccgcccgctCCGCGCTGCCCGCGCTCTGGCTCCGGTTCCCGCTCGGGCTCGGCGCGGGCTCGGGCGGGCGGGGGAGGGAGCGCGGCAAGGAGGGCGGGCGGGAGGCAGGGCGGGGGGAGGAGCGCAGCCGCCGCCGGGCGAGGGAGGGGCGCGGCAGAGCCTGCGCCGCCGGGGCCCCCCACCCGGGACCTTCCGGAGAGACCTCCCCCAACCATTCCTCGGACTCGGCGATCGAAAGGGTCGCAGCTTACGGTCCCGGGACTGTTACCTCGGACATCAGGCCCGCGACGGTCGCTCCGGTTGACAGGTGCGGGGACTGAGTAAGCCGAGCAGCCTCCGGAGTAGGGGTGCCGCCCCCCGTCGCGGCCTCCTTTGTGCCCCTGCTCTCCGCGGTCTCTGAACCTGGCAGCTTGCGGGGGGGTCGGGCGACTTGCCCCTCTCTTCGCCTCGATTTTCCTGCCCGTCAAATGGGAAGGCGGACCCCCGCAGAGCCTAAGCAGAGGGCCAGGTTTGGGTCCCCTCCGCGCCCTCTGGGGGCGCAACCTTAACCCCAGGgcgcgcccccccacccccagcggcAATGGACGCGGCCCGCGCAGCCCACCCCGGGAGGACCCCCGGGAGGTAGGAGGGGGTGAAGAGCGGGGCCAGCAGCGGTTCCCGATTCCCGGTCCCCGCAGGCCCCGCTACACACcgagagggtggggaggggggcgggtACGAAGCCAGGCCCAGGTCGTGGCGCGGCTCCTGGTTTGCGGAGTTGAGTTTAACCGGAGAATGTGGCTGAGCCGCGGTGCCTTGCTCCTCCTTGTCAGTTTCTCATCTGTCACATCTTCCACGTAATTCTCACCCCTAGGAGGCAAGGGAAATATGGCCACTTCCCCACTGTCCGGATGGGAAGCCAGATCCCCGCTGTGTCCCAGCACAGCTCAGGCCTCCACCggtatttgctgaataaatgcaAGAAATGTCGCTGCTCTCTGTAAAAAGAAGAGATTGGGCTCCCCAGGGCCACTTCCTGCTCCCATTCCATCTCCCTTCACTGGGCGACTGGGACCAGCTTATACAGTTGGCAGCAGGAGGGGAAGAAGAGGAGGTGCAGGATTTACATTTTAAGGAGGATCAAGTCCCATTGCCTGGCCATTGCTGAGATGAGGGGCTGACAGGCTAATTTCAGGTGTTAGTGAGCTAAAATGGGAATGGGGGTGACCCCACTGCACCCAACCTCCTTCCCCGCCTGTCCCTGGCTCCAAAAGCCCACTCCTTCCCTCCTGCCCACCCCAATGCTTGGATCCAGCCCAGGAGACCCCCAACCCCCATTAAAAACAAGATTTTCCTTAATACAAttttagaagggaaaaaatagatgagcaaaaaaagattaatgaaatGTTCTTAATTCCCTCATCAAAGACAATGATGCTAAAATATTTCCCACTTTACACATACCATTTCATAActggttttctgtttgctttctgCTATTCATAAACTTTTGTAGTTTGTCATTTTTGCTTGGAACTTCATAGCTATACTTTCTTCAGTAcccttttctgcttctttagGGGCTGGCACTAAAACTGGAACCAGCAGCTTAAACTGTAAAGTCTGGGTTCACATTCCTATCAACATGCTGTCAGACCACCTTCCAGCTTGCAGGAAGCTCTGGGAGCAGTATCCTTTTTCCACTTCACTGCTGCTGGGTATTAAGTACACACAGCCTTGCCTCTGCCCCTTTGGGACTGTGGCCCCTTCTCAGCTAAGGTGACCCTACTGGGCCCGAAAGTAAGTCTCCCCAATGCCTTCCCCTGGGTCACAACCTCCCCTGACCCCTCCCACTGTCCCCACTTGGTCCAGGCACTGGGCAAATCTGCTTAACTTGGATCCCACGTCCACTCCCATCAAGTCCTACAAATACATATGCAAATTACTGCCAGTTGTCTAAagctcccaccccacccaggaACTGATGTCCACCCCCCCTCCCCTGCTTCCTCCCATGTCAGTCTGGTTCAGTGGTCAGCCAGTGGTGACAGTCATCCATCTGCTGGGCCTGTGCCAGGCACTCAGTGCCCTCCTCGTAGGATACCAGGGTCTGCAGTATGTGGAAGGGGGCAAACCCTGGGGCCTGAGCATCCATTCAGCTGATTCTGTCCCCCAGGGATCCAGCTCTGTGCAGGGCGAAGAGGTCTGGAGATGCAGTAGCCCAACCGAGGAGTAACTCCTTTGCCCAGGCTGTCGATTCCTGGACTTCCTGATCTCTTGCAAGTGCCCCTTCTCCATGGCAAGTCACTAGGGCACCTGCCCCTGCTCTCCTCTGCCTGCATCGCCCCCCCCCATCCCCAAGCCTGTGTCACCAAAAAGCATCCATTGATCCAGGCTTAAAATAACCCCTGGCATCTGCAGCGAGCCCTGCGAGGCGGGCAGGGGAGCTGTGTCTCTGCGTCTGAAGGGCAcccgccccgcccccagctcTGGGGTGCTGACAGCTCGAGTGTGCTGCTGGCTGAGTGGGCTCAGGAACATGAGGGAGGGTGAGCACACCGGGGGCTAGGGTGGCTGTGTCCTGCACGGcgggcacacagacacacatatgtGTGTCTGTGGTTGGTCCTGGACACACCTGTCTTTCCCTCACTGTCCAGCCTTTGATGGGTGCAGAACCCTGACTGAGGAAGGCTGGGGGTCCTGAGAGGTCGTGGGTACTAGGGAAAGCATTGCTGAGTCTTAGTTTCCCCAATTTAGGTGGCTGGTCTGTCTGCTCTGCCCAGCCCTCAGTGAGGGCATTTGGGATTTCCTAGAGAGAAACTCAAGGCCCAGGGAGAGGGGAAGTTGCTG from Tamandua tetradactyla isolate mTamTet1 chromosome 7, mTamTet1.pri, whole genome shotgun sequence includes:
- the SHISA8 gene encoding protein shisa-8, yielding MELRLALGLALLLARPPSGHAGAPEAQEPAAPGTTAPAGGDRCRGYYDVMGQWDPPFNCSSGAYSFCCGTCGYRFCCHDGPRRLDQSRCSNYDTPAWVQTGRPPARARDTAAPRDPGRERSHTAVYAVCGVAALLVLAGIGARLGLERAHSPRARRTVTRTLTELLKQPGPQEPLPPPLGPPLGSCVQVQMGDGLSRGSPHNSTDKKRLNHAPLVSATPGPLRGPRLQSGGSMTLQPDYAKYATLKAAALKAAEGAPQDFYQRFPATESAPLTLPARAPRPPEDLPAMLDACPWAPPGYAPPAGPAPSDPYKAWPAGRPARSAPRSHLASQASPAAPRRPGQAPRRQVSVEKLPEAFSSHSRGLYGSAGRGPRHLSTNSKAEVTV